Proteins co-encoded in one Candidatus Zixiibacteriota bacterium genomic window:
- the dnaG gene encoding DNA primase, giving the protein MIPQETIEQVREATDIVQIVGEYVRLKKKGRDMWACCPFHQEKTPSFKVSSDRQLFYCFGCGKGGNVITFLMEHEGMSFADAIRYLAGRGNILIRETRADQRPDEIEHLNYAHELAVEFYHKQLFEKRYSVVLDDYLRDKRGISDQSIEAFRLGLAGENWDAYLRFAGSKGLKPDELVKAGLVLKSEQKGTYFDRFRQRLMIPIFNLSNKPIAFGGRTLKKGEPAKYMNSPETPLYNKSRVLYGLNFSKESIRSLEYVFVVEGYFDFISLYQLGITNVVASSGTSFTPQQARLLARFAQDVYLFFDADSAGRSAALRSVDSLYDAGLEVRVISAPQGEDPDSLARIQGIGKIEELRAAALPFIDYRVKQADLSEAGIIEREKLVKELAALAGRIADPTRRELFQQESAQKLGVNQSVFQMTMTAPPTTSDSRLAAQARFHTHEFELLSLLLEKPGVIDFVFQAVAPEDFDSRLLGRLYAALETQYNQHGDFDVHRLIDNMPDEQVGATVADLASREWPADQIDAQTKLVVQEFIRRRQAEVRKRLKDALRRAEAAGDQQKANDLLAEMKQYGL; this is encoded by the coding sequence ATGATACCGCAGGAAACAATTGAGCAGGTTCGCGAGGCGACCGATATCGTCCAGATTGTCGGAGAGTATGTCCGCCTGAAGAAGAAAGGGCGCGACATGTGGGCCTGCTGCCCCTTTCATCAGGAAAAGACGCCGTCGTTTAAGGTTTCATCGGATCGCCAGTTATTCTACTGCTTCGGCTGCGGAAAGGGGGGGAATGTCATCACGTTCCTGATGGAACACGAGGGGATGTCGTTCGCCGACGCCATCCGCTACCTCGCCGGAAGGGGAAATATACTTATACGCGAGACCCGCGCCGATCAGCGCCCGGATGAAATCGAGCACCTGAATTACGCTCATGAACTCGCCGTCGAGTTTTACCACAAGCAGCTCTTTGAAAAGCGCTACTCTGTTGTGCTCGATGACTATCTGAGAGACAAGAGAGGGATTAGCGACCAGTCCATCGAGGCTTTTCGGCTAGGCCTGGCCGGAGAGAATTGGGACGCCTACCTCAGGTTTGCCGGTTCCAAGGGCCTGAAGCCGGACGAACTGGTCAAGGCGGGCCTGGTATTGAAATCCGAGCAAAAAGGGACATATTTCGATCGTTTTCGCCAGCGGCTGATGATACCCATCTTCAACCTGAGCAACAAACCGATTGCGTTCGGCGGCCGGACGCTCAAAAAGGGCGAACCCGCCAAGTACATGAATTCGCCCGAGACGCCGCTGTACAACAAAAGCCGGGTGCTCTACGGTCTGAATTTCTCCAAAGAGTCGATTCGGTCGCTGGAGTATGTCTTTGTTGTCGAGGGGTACTTTGATTTCATTTCCCTCTACCAGCTTGGGATTACCAACGTGGTGGCCTCGTCCGGAACTTCGTTCACCCCGCAGCAGGCGCGCCTTCTCGCCCGGTTTGCGCAAGATGTATATCTGTTCTTTGATGCCGACTCGGCCGGGCGCTCGGCGGCACTCCGGTCAGTAGATTCGCTCTACGATGCCGGCCTCGAGGTACGAGTTATCTCGGCCCCGCAAGGCGAGGACCCGGACTCATTAGCCCGTATACAGGGGATCGGGAAGATCGAAGAACTGCGTGCGGCGGCGCTGCCGTTTATAGACTACCGCGTCAAGCAGGCGGACCTTTCTGAGGCGGGAATTATAGAGCGTGAGAAGCTGGTCAAGGAACTGGCGGCCTTGGCCGGGCGAATCGCCGATCCCACCCGCCGTGAGCTGTTTCAGCAGGAGTCAGCTCAGAAGTTAGGCGTTAACCAATCCGTATTCCAGATGACCATGACGGCCCCGCCTACAACATCGGACTCCCGTTTGGCGGCCCAGGCGAGATTCCACACCCATGAATTCGAACTGCTATCTTTGTTGTTGGAAAAACCGGGCGTTATCGATTTTGTTTTCCAGGCCGTGGCTCCGGAGGACTTCGATTCCCGCCTGCTGGGGCGTCTGTACGCGGCACTCGAAACTCAGTACAATCAGCATGGCGATTTCGATGTCCATCGTCTAATTGACAATATGCCGGATGAGCAGGTCGGCGCGACCGTGGCCGACCTGGCGTCGAGGGAATGGCCGGCCGATCAGATCGATGCCCAGACCAAGCTGGTGGTACAGGAGTTCATTAGACGCCGCCAGGCCGAGGTCAGGAAGCGGCTCAAGGACGCTCTCCGTCGAGCCGAGGCCGCGGGGGATCAGCAAAAGGCAAACGACCTTCTTGCCGAAATGAAACAGTACGGACTTTGA
- the recN gene encoding DNA repair protein RecN, protein MLQRLKITNFALIDDIELFFDRGMSVLTGETGAGKSVIVTALSLALGDRADREQIRHGCSRAVVEATFSVERMSPQYRAEFTEIIVDNTFTVSREILKDGSSKVRVNGSVVTLARLNELTSPLAEIMGQHSSRLLLDEENHLLFLDSFAGVEDLRDEVSGLFTQWDEVRSELRRTRSHRDEIERERELLLFQKQEIEAARIRAGEEAELDQERRILDSSRALMESAARVEAMLGGEEQSILEMLRATQKELGRMAEIDAHLESQLKQLDSIQYELDDLRNSMEKYGASIPDDPARLDEINARLDEIYRLKRKYGGSEETVLKTYEEIVGKLMSRPDTADLISKLERHEEVCRERYTAKALQLSEVRRKAAKYLQRLVVKEMAELAIDHAQFDSEFLYEEQDDGIEIRGQRVKPGHNGLESCHFLFSANPGEPLKSLVKTASGGEISRLLLAIKAAEKRNNRRSHSLLVFDEVDTGIGGQTAVAVGAKLKKLSEASQVIVITHLHQIARQADNHYLAVKTGGRAKRVTITVNRLDRDGIAVELDRMVALPD, encoded by the coding sequence ATGCTGCAACGCCTCAAAATCACCAATTTTGCTCTTATCGACGATATCGAGCTTTTCTTTGACCGCGGCATGTCGGTACTGACCGGAGAAACCGGCGCGGGCAAGTCGGTTATCGTGACCGCCCTGTCATTGGCGCTCGGCGACCGTGCCGACCGCGAACAGATACGCCACGGCTGCAGCCGGGCAGTGGTCGAGGCGACCTTTTCGGTGGAACGCATGAGCCCCCAGTACCGAGCAGAATTCACTGAAATCATCGTCGATAACACTTTCACGGTGAGCCGAGAGATTCTCAAGGACGGCAGCTCCAAGGTCAGAGTGAACGGAAGCGTGGTCACGCTGGCTCGCCTCAACGAACTAACCTCCCCCCTCGCCGAAATTATGGGCCAGCACTCGAGCCGATTGCTTCTGGACGAGGAGAATCATCTCTTGTTTCTCGATAGCTTCGCCGGGGTTGAGGACCTTCGCGACGAGGTCTCCGGTCTCTTCACTCAATGGGATGAAGTGCGCAGCGAGCTTCGCCGGACGCGGAGCCATCGCGATGAAATCGAGCGCGAGCGGGAATTGCTGCTCTTCCAGAAGCAAGAAATCGAAGCGGCCAGAATACGCGCCGGCGAGGAGGCGGAGCTCGATCAGGAGCGGCGCATCCTAGATTCGTCGCGAGCGCTGATGGAGTCGGCGGCGCGGGTCGAGGCAATGCTGGGCGGCGAGGAGCAAAGTATCCTTGAAATGCTGCGGGCGACTCAGAAGGAACTCGGCAGGATGGCCGAGATCGATGCCCATCTCGAGAGTCAACTCAAGCAGCTCGACAGTATCCAGTACGAGCTCGACGACCTTCGGAATTCTATGGAGAAGTACGGGGCGTCGATTCCCGATGATCCGGCCCGCCTGGATGAAATCAACGCCCGGCTCGACGAAATCTATCGCTTGAAGCGAAAATACGGCGGCTCGGAAGAAACCGTGCTCAAGACGTATGAAGAAATCGTAGGCAAGCTGATGTCCCGTCCGGACACGGCCGACTTGATCTCGAAACTAGAGCGACACGAAGAGGTCTGCCGGGAGCGCTACACCGCCAAGGCGCTCCAACTCTCCGAGGTCAGGCGCAAGGCGGCGAAGTATCTCCAGCGGCTGGTGGTCAAAGAGATGGCGGAGCTGGCTATCGATCACGCGCAGTTCGACTCGGAGTTTCTCTATGAAGAGCAGGATGACGGAATCGAGATCAGGGGTCAGCGGGTTAAACCTGGTCACAACGGTCTCGAATCGTGCCACTTTCTGTTCTCCGCCAATCCCGGTGAGCCGCTCAAGTCGCTGGTGAAGACCGCCTCGGGCGGTGAGATCTCGCGCCTGCTTCTGGCCATCAAAGCTGCCGAAAAACGGAACAACCGTCGCTCCCATTCGCTGCTCGTATTCGACGAGGTCGACACCGGTATCGGCGGGCAGACCGCGGTGGCGGTCGGTGCCAAGCTGAAGAAGCTGTCGGAGGCCAGCCAGGTCATTGTGATCACCCACTTGCACCAGATCGCCCGCCAGGCCGACAATCATTATCTCGCGGTGAAAACCGGTGGTCGAGCCAAGCGGGTGACGATCACGGTAAATCGTCTCGACCGCGACGGGATTGCGGTTGAGCTGGATCGCATGGTCGCCCTTCCGGATTAG
- a CDS encoding YebC/PmpR family DNA-binding transcriptional regulator, with protein MSGHSKWATIKRKKGKLDAERGKKFTRLIKELTVAAREGGGDPDGNPRLRTAIAAAKADNMPADNIKRAILKGTGQLPGVSYEAVTYEGYGPGGVALYLEVLTDNKNRIVSEIRHVLTKYGGNLGANGCVAWMFHKRGVITVDLDAANEDTLMEVALEAGADDMKSDTGAYEIVMDPSVLDDVRQAIEKKGIKLASAEVTMVPQNTTKLTKESDAGSMLKMLDLLEEIDDIQKVYSNFDIDQTLMEKLAG; from the coding sequence ATGTCAGGTCACTCAAAATGGGCCACGATTAAACGCAAAAAAGGCAAGTTGGACGCGGAGCGCGGCAAGAAGTTCACCCGTCTTATCAAGGAACTGACTGTCGCCGCCCGCGAGGGCGGGGGAGACCCCGACGGCAACCCGCGTCTACGCACCGCTATCGCCGCCGCCAAGGCCGACAACATGCCGGCCGACAATATCAAGCGCGCCATCCTCAAGGGGACCGGCCAGCTTCCGGGCGTCTCGTATGAGGCGGTCACCTACGAGGGTTACGGCCCGGGCGGAGTGGCGCTCTACCTCGAAGTTCTCACCGACAACAAGAATCGGATTGTCTCAGAAATCCGTCACGTGCTCACCAAGTACGGCGGCAACCTGGGCGCCAACGGATGTGTCGCCTGGATGTTCCACAAGCGGGGCGTGATCACGGTCGATCTCGACGCGGCCAATGAGGATACGCTGATGGAAGTCGCTCTCGAGGCCGGCGCGGACGACATGAAAAGCGATACCGGCGCGTATGAGATTGTCATGGACCCGAGCGTGCTTGACGACGTGCGCCAGGCGATCGAGAAGAAAGGGATAAAGCTCGCCTCGGCCGAGGTGACGATGGTCCCTCAGAACACTACCAAGCTGACCAAAGAGAGCGATGCCGGCTCGATGCTCAAGATGCTCGATTTATTGGAAGAGATCGACGATATCCAAAAAGTTTACTCGAATTTCGACATCGATCAGACGCTGATGGAGAAGCTGGCGGGATAA
- a CDS encoding GatB/YqeY domain-containing protein: protein MTLFEQIDKDMIKALKGGDKDRLTVLRGLKSDLKYRRIEVGQDLTAEQEIEVLASAAKKRRDSIEQFRAGNRDDLVQKETFELEVITGYLPKQLSEEELRQMAQAAIAETGADSPKHMGVVMKVLMPRVKGQADGKLVNKIISELLAK from the coding sequence ATGACGCTATTCGAGCAAATTGATAAAGACATGATCAAGGCCCTCAAGGGCGGCGACAAAGATCGTCTGACCGTCCTTCGGGGCCTTAAGTCTGACCTCAAGTATCGCCGTATCGAAGTCGGCCAGGATTTGACCGCCGAGCAGGAGATAGAGGTCCTCGCCTCAGCCGCCAAAAAGCGGCGGGATTCAATCGAGCAGTTCCGGGCGGGCAACCGCGACGATCTCGTTCAAAAAGAGACCTTCGAACTTGAGGTGATCACGGGCTATCTTCCCAAGCAATTGTCCGAAGAAGAGTTACGCCAGATGGCTCAGGCCGCTATTGCCGAGACCGGGGCCGATTCCCCCAAGCATATGGGGGTCGTTATGAAAGTTCTGATGCCCCGAGTCAAGGGGCAGGCCGACGGCAAGCTGGTCAATAAGATCATCTCGGAATTGCTTGCCAAATAA
- a CDS encoding endonuclease MutS2, translated as MISQHTAEILEFPKILSLIAEKCLTAYGPPEVKRFGPMFDLSAIETRLDETNQLKDIYNFGRSFPLSQLDDCRDIIGKSQVAGAFLDPEEIIKVLGLVEVSIALHEYDPENRANFPAVVPYLKSIRSFPELKKEINRIVDVDGQVKDSASTQLRRIRGSLFDSKRRIVSQLETILSTAQKQVGWQDDVITQRNGRYVIPVLSGQYRADQGILHDRSQSGATLYVEPRETVELNNRIHLLMQEERAEVVRILTALTGEIGQRAEALMENTRLIGQLDARYAAAKFASETKGNRPKIHDLPEFDIQEARHPLLVRKFGGIDKVVPLSASLNGSRQALLITGPNTGGKTVALKTLGLTTLMVQSGLLVPASESSCYGIFRQVFADIGDEQSIELSLSTFSSHIRNISEAVAKVSDDSLALLDEIGAGTDPKEGAALAEAIILFMVDKGTKLVASTHYSQLKTLALDHPEIENASLEFDRTTLAPTYRLQMGLPGSSYAVEIAGRLGIPRSICKHAAQLVGSGERSLSELIASLEKELAQIREDRNTLAERLARAEELERFYRSQTEKFNREVEQRKREALTETDNLLETTRAELERLVADIRKSQAGSSEVKTAHKFIRETKDTAERVRHRTGKPAETKIRLDEFKANDRVRIVTLNKEGDITEIIGEDRARVQVGGVSTVVKIRDLEKLDAKPGTKTFRQIAKTPPTGDISREIHLRGMTVDEATEALDRFLDQAVLAGLPQIYVVHGKGTGTLRRALTEYLKNHPEVESLTLGNWNEGGAGVTVVKLKS; from the coding sequence ATGATTAGCCAGCACACAGCGGAGATTCTCGAATTCCCGAAAATCCTCTCCCTCATAGCGGAGAAGTGCCTTACGGCCTATGGCCCGCCGGAGGTGAAGCGATTTGGCCCCATGTTTGACCTGTCGGCTATCGAGACTCGTCTCGATGAAACCAACCAGCTCAAGGACATTTACAATTTCGGCCGCTCGTTTCCGCTAAGTCAACTCGACGATTGCCGCGATATCATCGGCAAATCACAGGTGGCGGGCGCGTTTCTCGATCCCGAGGAGATTATCAAAGTGCTCGGACTGGTTGAGGTCTCGATCGCATTACATGAATACGATCCGGAGAACCGAGCCAACTTCCCGGCGGTGGTTCCCTACCTCAAGAGCATCCGCTCGTTTCCCGAACTGAAGAAAGAGATAAACCGCATTGTGGATGTCGACGGCCAGGTGAAGGACTCGGCTTCGACCCAGTTGCGGCGAATCCGCGGCAGTCTTTTCGATTCCAAGCGGCGGATTGTCAGTCAGTTGGAGACGATTCTCTCCACGGCGCAAAAGCAGGTCGGCTGGCAGGATGATGTCATCACCCAGCGCAACGGACGGTATGTCATCCCGGTGCTGTCAGGACAATACCGGGCCGACCAGGGCATCCTGCACGACCGCAGCCAATCGGGAGCGACATTGTATGTCGAACCACGTGAGACAGTCGAACTCAATAATCGCATTCACCTCCTGATGCAGGAAGAACGCGCCGAGGTTGTGCGCATCCTCACGGCGCTGACCGGGGAAATCGGCCAGCGCGCCGAGGCGCTTATGGAAAACACGCGGCTTATTGGACAATTGGACGCTCGCTACGCCGCCGCCAAGTTCGCCAGTGAGACCAAGGGTAATCGGCCGAAAATCCACGATCTACCCGAATTCGACATTCAAGAGGCGCGCCACCCGCTGCTAGTTCGGAAATTCGGCGGAATCGACAAAGTCGTGCCGCTTTCGGCGAGTTTGAATGGCAGTCGCCAGGCGCTTTTGATCACCGGTCCCAACACGGGCGGAAAAACTGTCGCGCTTAAAACTCTTGGACTGACCACGCTGATGGTGCAGTCCGGCTTGCTAGTGCCGGCGAGCGAATCCAGTTGCTATGGAATCTTTCGCCAGGTTTTTGCTGATATCGGCGATGAACAGTCGATCGAGCTGTCGCTCTCGACATTCTCGTCACACATACGTAATATCTCGGAAGCAGTGGCTAAGGTATCCGATGACTCCCTCGCTCTGCTCGATGAGATCGGCGCGGGAACCGACCCGAAAGAAGGAGCCGCCCTGGCTGAGGCGATCATCCTGTTCATGGTCGACAAGGGAACCAAGTTGGTAGCATCGACTCATTATTCTCAGCTAAAGACGCTTGCCCTCGATCACCCTGAGATCGAGAACGCCTCACTCGAATTCGATCGTACCACGCTTGCTCCTACTTACCGCCTGCAAATGGGGCTGCCGGGCTCGTCATACGCAGTCGAAATCGCCGGCCGACTCGGCATTCCCCGCTCGATCTGTAAGCATGCCGCGCAACTGGTCGGAAGCGGAGAAAGATCGCTGAGCGAGTTGATTGCGTCGCTCGAAAAGGAACTGGCGCAAATCCGCGAGGATCGCAACACTCTTGCGGAGCGCTTGGCCCGCGCCGAAGAACTGGAGCGGTTTTACCGCAGCCAGACCGAGAAGTTCAACCGCGAGGTCGAACAACGCAAGAGAGAGGCGCTGACCGAAACCGACAACTTACTGGAAACTACCCGCGCCGAGTTGGAGAGACTCGTGGCCGATATCCGCAAAAGCCAGGCGGGCAGCAGCGAAGTCAAAACGGCCCACAAGTTCATCCGCGAAACCAAAGACACAGCCGAACGGGTGCGGCATCGCACCGGCAAGCCGGCCGAGACGAAGATCCGGCTGGACGAGTTCAAAGCGAACGACCGGGTGCGAATAGTCACGCTGAACAAAGAAGGCGATATCACGGAAATAATCGGCGAGGATCGCGCCCGCGTGCAAGTCGGAGGCGTAAGCACCGTGGTGAAGATACGCGATCTGGAGAAGTTGGACGCCAAACCCGGCACAAAAACATTTCGCCAGATAGCCAAAACGCCACCCACCGGCGATATCAGCCGCGAGATTCACCTTCGCGGCATGACTGTCGACGAGGCCACGGAAGCGCTGGACCGCTTTCTCGATCAAGCCGTACTGGCCGGACTGCCGCAGATATATGTCGTACACGGCAAGGGCACAGGCACGCTTCGACGCGCCCTCACCGAATACCTGAAGAACCACCCCGAAGTCGAATCGCTCACCCTCGGCAATTGGAATGAAGGCGGCGCCGGGGTTACCGTAGTCAAGCTGAAGTCATGA
- a CDS encoding HIT family protein codes for MASVFTRIIRREIPAKIFYETDKVIVIADHRPKAPVHLLIISKDEYSNFQNTPPEVLATCFETAKIVAERLGIPGHYQLAINNGLGQEIDHFHIHFMSNRGSDRLVYLKK; via the coding sequence ATGGCATCGGTCTTCACCCGCATAATCCGCCGCGAAATCCCGGCGAAGATCTTCTACGAAACCGACAAAGTGATCGTCATCGCCGACCACCGTCCCAAAGCCCCCGTCCACCTGCTGATTATCTCCAAAGACGAGTACTCCAACTTCCAGAATACGCCCCCGGAGGTCCTGGCCACATGTTTCGAGACCGCCAAGATCGTGGCCGAAAGGCTTGGCATTCCAGGGCATTACCAGCTGGCGATCAACAATGGTCTGGGGCAGGAAATCGACCATTTCCACATTCATTTCATGTCGAACCGGGGGTCGGACCGACTGGTGTACCTTAAGAAGTAG
- a CDS encoding DinB family protein — protein sequence MSEVQRIQVQLRRSIEGGAWHGPSLNDVLKGITPIQAVSRPIPEVHSVWEILLHTIVWIDVIRARLGGKPVRDLPQAKDWPPQPSKPSAKAWKAAQSKLAKAYKALSADIGTLNDDCLDRPILKGFSTTYKSLHGVVEHILYHAGQIAILKKSF from the coding sequence ATGTCAGAAGTTCAGAGGATCCAAGTTCAGTTGCGGCGCTCGATTGAAGGAGGTGCCTGGCATGGACCAAGCCTGAACGACGTATTGAAAGGAATCACCCCGATCCAGGCAGTTTCGCGTCCGATTCCGGAAGTGCACAGCGTTTGGGAAATTCTGCTGCACACTATAGTTTGGATTGATGTCATTCGAGCGCGCTTAGGAGGAAAACCGGTCCGTGACTTGCCTCAAGCGAAAGATTGGCCGCCGCAGCCGTCCAAGCCTTCCGCCAAAGCCTGGAAGGCAGCCCAGAGCAAACTGGCCAAGGCCTACAAGGCCCTGTCCGCCGACATCGGGACATTAAACGATGACTGTCTCGACCGACCAATTCTCAAAGGCTTTTCGACAACCTATAAAAGCCTGCACGGTGTCGTTGAGCACATTCTGTACCACGCCGGTCAGATTGCAATCCTGAAGAAATCCTTTTAG
- a CDS encoding CvpA family protein, translated as MNWVDAVLAVLLLAAVIVGSKKGLVRELSAFVVFFAAIILTVTYIDRLVIYIYDSLGTSVLVSAFLSFILLLAASYGLFKGLGYLFYKVADIKTVKKRDQMGGALVGFLRGWAAIGILTFLMFLLPMPERFYTDFEASFFGPTVAKTVPLIFESTSVLHPNKPNFMQQIENTLVVTPAQKSTRGESLSEERADVYRVMYQLDRFFNLNDEREGS; from the coding sequence ATGAACTGGGTTGACGCCGTTTTAGCCGTACTGTTGTTGGCCGCCGTGATTGTCGGCTCCAAAAAGGGTCTGGTCCGAGAACTGAGCGCGTTTGTCGTCTTTTTCGCTGCGATTATCCTAACCGTCACCTACATAGATCGGCTCGTGATCTATATCTACGACAGCCTCGGAACTTCGGTACTGGTTTCAGCTTTCCTGTCGTTTATCCTACTGTTGGCCGCCTCTTACGGACTATTCAAGGGGTTGGGCTATCTGTTTTACAAAGTCGCCGACATCAAGACAGTCAAAAAACGTGATCAGATGGGGGGCGCCCTGGTCGGGTTTCTTCGGGGTTGGGCCGCAATCGGCATTTTGACCTTTCTCATGTTCCTCCTCCCCATGCCGGAGCGTTTCTATACCGACTTTGAGGCATCGTTTTTCGGGCCGACGGTCGCCAAGACCGTACCACTCATTTTTGAATCGACTTCGGTGCTCCATCCCAACAAACCCAACTTCATGCAGCAGATTGAAAACACCCTGGTCGTAACCCCGGCCCAGAAGAGTACGCGCGGCGAGAGTCTTTCCGAGGAGCGGGCCGATGTCTATCGGGTCATGTACCAACTTGACCGATTCTTCAATCTCAACGATGAGCGCGAGGGGAGCTAA
- the rpsU gene encoding 30S ribosomal protein S21 gives MAGVRVRDDESFERALRRFNKFCEKSGILSDYKKHQHFEKPSESRKRKMAAARRKSRRARFLENRRP, from the coding sequence TTGGCAGGAGTCAGAGTTCGTGACGACGAATCTTTCGAGAGAGCGCTTCGTCGTTTCAACAAATTCTGCGAAAAGTCTGGAATTCTTTCGGATTACAAGAAGCATCAGCATTTTGAAAAGCCGTCAGAAAGCCGCAAGCGCAAGATGGCGGCTGCCCGGCGCAAGAGTCGCCGCGCCAGATTTTTGGAAAACAGAAGACCGTAA
- a CDS encoding RNA-binding protein, producing the protein MNIYVGNLSFETTEDQLRQVFGTFGEVVSASIIADKFSGESRGFGFVEMAGKTEAAAAISGLNGQELNGRALNVNEARPKTDGGGNRGGGYGGGNRGGNGRSSNRY; encoded by the coding sequence ATGAACATCTACGTAGGCAACCTGTCGTTTGAGACGACAGAAGATCAGTTACGCCAGGTCTTTGGGACCTTCGGCGAAGTCGTCAGCGCCAGCATCATTGCTGACAAGTTCAGCGGCGAATCACGAGGCTTCGGCTTCGTCGAGATGGCCGGCAAGACTGAAGCCGCAGCGGCTATCAGCGGACTGAACGGTCAGGAACTGAACGGTCGTGCGCTGAACGTTAACGAAGCGCGCCCCAAGACTGATGGCGGAGGTAATCGTGGCGGCGGCTACGGCGGTGGGAACCGCGGCGGCAACGGCCGCAGCAGCAACCGCTACTAA